In Streptomyces venezuelae, the sequence GCAACGAGCCGGGCGCGGGACAGCGCCGCTCCGCCGACCTCCAAGCTGCCGGCGGAGGCGGGCACCGCCCACTCCAGTACCGGGAGTCAGGCGGCGACGAGCTCCTGTTCGCGGTCCGGCGTCGTGGCCTTGGGCTTCCTGTTCGGCAGCGAGAGCCGGAAGACCTTGTGCCACGCGGAGAAGACCTGCTTGGGCAGCGGGCCGGTGACGTACTCCAGCTCGTACTTCTCGAACAGGGCGCGCACCTTCACCGCGACCTCCGCGTACCGGTTGCTCGGCAGGTCCGGGAACAGGTGGTGCTCGATCTGGTGCGACAGGTTACCGGTCATGAAGTGCATGACCTTGCTGCCGCTGATGTTCGCCGAACCCATCATCTGGCGCAGGTACCACTGGCCGCGCGTCTCGCCCTTGATCGACCGGCGCTCGAACACCTGCACGCCCTCGGGGAAGTGCCCGCACATGATCACCGAGTGGGACCAGAGGTTGCGGACCAGGTTCGCGGTGAACGTCGCGGCGAGCGTGGTGAGGAACGACGGGCCCGAAAGGAGCGGGTGGATCACGTAGTCCTTGAGTACCTGCCTGCGGATCTTGCGGCCCACGGCCCTGGCCCGCGCGCGGAACTCCGGGTTCTTGCGGCGGCGCTTGTGCAGGTTCTTGCCGAGTTCCAGGTCGTAGGCGGCGATGCCGTACTCGAAGAAGCAGGCGTTGATGAAGTTCCACAGCGGCTGCGCGAGGTGGAACGGGTGCCACTTCTGGTCCTCGTCGACGCGCATGATGCCGTAGCCGAGGTCGTTGTCCTTGCCGATCACGTTGGTGT encodes:
- a CDS encoding fatty acid desaturase family protein; translation: MTAIDPTAHLTAEQIEELGRELDAIRDEVIAGRGEKDAAYIRKVISAQRKLELVSRGVLLFSFFPPAWIIGTAGLSVAKIMDNMEIGHNILHGQWDWMRDPKIHSTTWEWDHVSPADQWKHSHNELHHTYTNVIGKDNDLGYGIMRVDEDQKWHPFHLAQPLWNFINACFFEYGIAAYDLELGKNLHKRRRKNPEFRARARAVGRKIRRQVLKDYVIHPLLSGPSFLTTLAATFTANLVRNLWSHSVIMCGHFPEGVQVFERRSIKGETRGQWYLRQMMGSANISGSKVMHFMTGNLSHQIEHHLFPDLPSNRYAEVAVKVRALFEKYELEYVTGPLPKQVFSAWHKVFRLSLPNRKPKATTPDREQELVAA